A stretch of DNA from Virgibacillus proomii:
GTTATTTAATCACATAAAGTAATGGCGAAGACTCTAAAGCTAATCCTCGCCATCTTAACTTATGAAGGTTTACATAAAAATAGCCATAAATGCAATAACGGCTGCCATGATAGGAATGGCTTCAACTAGTGCTACCCCAATAAACATAGTACCTTGTAGTGAACCTTTTAATTCTGGTTGACGAGCAATTCCTTCCACTGTTTTACTAACGATCATTCCGTTACCAAAACCAGCGCCTATCGCTGCCAATCCAATTGCTATTGCTGCTGCTAAAGCTTCCATTTAATACTTCCTCCTTTTTTATAATAAACCTTTTATTTATGTTTTTTATTAATGGTCACTGCTCACTTTATGAGACAAATATACCATTGTTAACATCGTAAATACAAATGCCTGGATACCACCGATGAACACGCTAAATCCCTGCCAAGCAAGCATAGGAATAGCTGCACCTATAAATCCAAATATTCCTGTTTTTG
This window harbors:
- the atpE gene encoding F0F1 ATP synthase subunit C; translated protein: MEALAAAIAIGLAAIGAGFGNGMIVSKTVEGIARQPELKGSLQGTMFIGVALVEAIPIMAAVIAFMAIFM